In Leptospira harrisiae, a genomic segment contains:
- a CDS encoding MHYT domain-containing protein — MGIEFLKHFFILDANQFIFVEGTYNYWLVSLSIFISIFASWISLYMLTRFSNVENKYSRWAILFTSSLSMGGAVWSMHFIGMMSFELCTKVTYHKSVTILSILPSFFASYFALQTLNKKKITRKELISVGILVGAGIGFMHYMGMAAMEMRPKLMYDPYLFVVSLIVAISLAILSIFIQFRLKETKLNIKTKYLTLISGIVMGSAISGMHYTGMAAARLVIEPDQILDKTSSDQLFLAALVGFGSFFVIGSAVVTIAFISYKDLFQNLLKSESRLRAIIETAADAIVMINTKGIVLEFNNTAERMFGWKAKEIIGKNVKILMPDPFQRDHNNYLANYLKTGDAKIIGVGRETVAVRKDGTTFPIRLAIGHTKLPQDDIFVGLISDISERVIIENALKENEEQLKSFIQNIPGVVYRCLVDEHWTSVFMSDAILTLSGYPAEDFLEPNRKRSFSEIIHPEDRSHVANLIQNAVDTSDTFVLNYRIIQKSGEIRWVLEYGGLVFDEEKKVKYLDGVILDNTDRRMIEEALIESKEKAEMAAITKTTFLANMSHEIRTPMNAIIGFTEILLSGELSGNQKSHLETVKHSAKSLLRLLNDVLNSAKLDRGAVELETIDFSLHSLVDQVCSAMGIEAKRKGLEFHSELSSELEDYYKGDSLRIRQILTNLLGNAIKFTKEGSIKLNIFKKDRDVVFHIQDTGIGIAEDRLEKIFDPFTQADVSMSRKFGGTGLGTTISKQLVELMKGKIWVQSKLGIGSDFYFSIPLEKGIPVFELNEKIQLDLPSSKVLIVDDVKQNVELIQLLMATNGHKVEIARNGKEALELFLNKPFDLILMDIQMPEMDGLEATRQIRIHEKNRSSVRTPIIALSASVFDEDKISAKDAGMDGFVSKPIELQDLFSEIKKVLGKPNISPIQNSLDSSEPELFQTDRGIRLFGSLEKYVSMLGGFFSDFEDEFQRKAQTLGKPDDQRSFLHKVRGVSSNLGIYSLAEETNRLEKKLKNEILTLNDFENLKQKFEDSFQKFQEVFVQEFQTTKETSLPIKKIPEESKEHLYKSIQNLTDSFSKGSVNQEEWKYLSNFLRGTELFNFVSEIDLSILQFDFENTIQKLENLKLQILGEG; from the coding sequence ATGGGGATCGAATTTCTAAAACATTTTTTTATATTAGATGCAAACCAATTCATTTTTGTAGAAGGCACATATAATTATTGGTTGGTATCTCTTTCAATTTTTATTTCGATCTTTGCATCCTGGATTTCCCTATACATGCTTACACGTTTTTCAAACGTGGAAAACAAATACTCTCGTTGGGCCATTCTTTTTACTTCTAGTTTATCAATGGGGGGGGCCGTTTGGTCCATGCACTTTATCGGGATGATGTCTTTTGAATTATGTACAAAAGTCACATATCATAAATCAGTAACCATTCTTTCGATCTTACCTAGTTTTTTTGCTTCCTATTTCGCCTTGCAAACATTAAACAAAAAGAAAATCACCCGCAAAGAACTAATTTCAGTTGGTATTTTAGTTGGAGCAGGCATTGGTTTTATGCATTATATGGGAATGGCCGCAATGGAGATGCGACCAAAATTAATGTATGATCCTTATTTGTTTGTGGTATCTCTCATTGTCGCCATCTCACTCGCAATCCTATCGATATTTATCCAATTTCGATTAAAAGAAACTAAATTAAATATAAAAACAAAGTATTTAACTTTGATTAGTGGAATTGTGATGGGTAGTGCCATTTCTGGAATGCACTACACCGGAATGGCGGCAGCTCGGCTTGTCATTGAACCGGATCAAATTTTGGACAAAACCAGTTCGGACCAATTATTTTTGGCCGCCCTTGTGGGATTTGGAAGTTTTTTTGTCATTGGTTCAGCGGTTGTTACAATTGCTTTTATTAGTTATAAAGACCTCTTTCAAAATCTTTTGAAAAGTGAGTCTAGATTACGTGCCATTATTGAAACAGCTGCGGATGCCATTGTAATGATCAATACAAAAGGTATCGTTTTAGAGTTTAATAATACAGCAGAAAGAATGTTTGGTTGGAAAGCGAAGGAGATAATTGGCAAAAATGTAAAGATACTGATGCCAGATCCCTTTCAAAGAGATCATAATAACTACCTTGCCAACTATTTAAAAACGGGAGATGCAAAAATCATTGGGGTAGGCAGAGAAACTGTAGCAGTTCGAAAAGATGGTACTACTTTCCCAATTCGATTAGCAATTGGTCATACAAAACTTCCACAAGATGATATTTTTGTAGGTTTGATCAGCGATATTTCTGAAAGAGTGATTATCGAAAATGCATTAAAGGAAAATGAAGAACAACTCAAGTCCTTTATTCAAAATATCCCAGGTGTTGTGTATCGGTGTTTGGTTGATGAACATTGGACTTCTGTTTTTATGAGTGATGCCATTCTCACCTTATCTGGTTATCCAGCAGAAGATTTTTTAGAACCCAATCGCAAACGTAGTTTTTCCGAAATTATACACCCGGAAGACCGATCACATGTTGCAAATCTCATTCAAAACGCAGTGGATACTTCAGATACATTTGTCCTCAACTACCGTATCATACAAAAATCCGGTGAAATCCGTTGGGTATTGGAATATGGTGGTTTGGTTTTCGATGAAGAAAAAAAAGTAAAATATTTAGATGGTGTGATTTTAGATAATACCGACAGAAGGATGATAGAAGAAGCACTCATTGAATCCAAAGAAAAAGCAGAAATGGCAGCAATCACCAAAACAACGTTTTTGGCAAATATGAGTCATGAAATCAGAACCCCTATGAACGCAATTATAGGTTTTACGGAAATTTTGTTGTCAGGTGAATTGTCCGGAAACCAAAAAAGTCACTTAGAGACCGTAAAACATTCGGCCAAGTCCTTGTTACGTTTGTTAAATGATGTTTTGAATTCTGCAAAATTAGATCGAGGAGCAGTCGAACTAGAGACTATCGATTTTTCATTACATTCGCTTGTGGATCAAGTTTGTTCCGCAATGGGAATTGAAGCTAAACGTAAAGGATTAGAATTCCATTCTGAGTTATCATCCGAATTAGAAGATTATTATAAGGGTGATAGTTTACGCATTCGTCAAATTCTAACGAACTTACTTGGAAATGCGATTAAGTTCACAAAAGAAGGATCTATCAAATTAAATATTTTCAAAAAAGATAGAGATGTTGTTTTTCATATCCAAGATACAGGGATTGGAATTGCTGAAGATCGATTGGAAAAGATTTTTGATCCTTTTACCCAAGCAGACGTATCAATGAGTCGAAAATTTGGTGGTACAGGACTTGGAACAACCATCTCTAAACAGTTAGTTGAACTTATGAAAGGAAAAATTTGGGTCCAAAGTAAACTTGGCATTGGTTCTGATTTTTATTTCTCAATACCTTTGGAAAAAGGAATCCCAGTTTTTGAACTCAATGAAAAGATTCAACTTGATTTACCAAGTTCCAAAGTCCTGATTGTTGACGATGTAAAACAAAATGTGGAACTAATTCAGCTATTAATGGCAACAAATGGGCACAAGGTGGAGATTGCTCGGAATGGTAAAGAAGCATTAGAATTATTTTTAAACAAACCTTTTGATCTGATTTTAATGGACATTCAGATGCCAGAGATGGATGGATTGGAGGCCACTCGCCAAATCAGGATACACGAAAAAAATCGATCATCAGTTCGAACTCCTATCATTGCCCTTTCGGCCAGTGTATTTGATGAGGATAAAATTTCAGCGAAAGATGCAGGAATGGATGGGTTTGTATCCAAACCTATAGAGCTTCAAGATTTGTTCTCAGAGATCAAAAAGGTTTTAGGCAAACCAAATATCTCTCCTATCCAAAATAGTTTGGATTCAAGTGAACCAGAGTTATTTCAAACGGATCGTGGAATTCGGCTTTTTGGCTCATTAGAAAAATATGTATCTATGTTAGGTGGATTTTTTTCTGATTTTGAAGATGAGTTTCAAAGAAAAGCGCAAACTCTTGGAAAACCTGACGATCAACGGAGTTTTTTGCATAAAGTGCGAGGAGTTTCTTCGAATTTGGGAATCTATTCTTTAGCCGAGGAAACCAATCGTTTGGAAAAGAAATTAAAAAATGAAATTTTAACATTAAACGACTTTGAAAATTTAAAACAAAAATTTGAAGATTCTTTTCAAAAATTTCAAGAAGTGTTTGTTCAGGAATTCCAAACCACCAAAGAAACATCTCTTCCAATCAAAAAAATTCCAGAGGAATCGAAAGAGCATTTGTATAAATCCATTCAAAATTTAACTGACTCTTTTTCTAAAGGGTCAGTCAATCAAGAAGAGTGGAAATATTTATCAAACTTTTTAAGGGGAACTGAATTATTCAATTTTGTTTCGGAAATTGATTTATCCATCCTTCAGTTTGATTTTGAAAATACGATTCAGAAATTAGAAAACTTAAAACTTCAAATTTTGGGAGAAGGTTAG
- a CDS encoding response regulator gives MEKNQKPKVLIVDDEATNLQILKEILQKDYHLLFAKDGNKGIELTISEEPELILLDVMMPEMTGYDVCKILKSNEKTKYIPIIFVTALNDVEDEEKGFHLGAVDYITKPLSPPIVKARIKNHLSLVNVNEVKTTRLQIVQRLGMASEYKDNETGMHVIRMSHYSQTLALAHGYSSEQAEEILNAAPMHDVGKIGIPDYIIQKPGKLTTEEWEIMKRHPEIGAEIIGDHNSSLLKLAKSIAITHHEKFDGTGYPYQLKGENIPLEGRIIAIADVFDALTTVRPYKKAWEVESAIDFLKQESGKHFDPVLVQKFITVLPKILEIKDQWPEEIEIQKRQDLK, from the coding sequence GTGGAAAAAAATCAGAAACCTAAAGTATTGATTGTGGATGATGAAGCAACAAACTTACAAATTCTCAAAGAAATTCTACAAAAAGATTACCATCTTTTATTTGCAAAGGATGGGAACAAAGGAATTGAGCTAACAATTTCAGAGGAACCAGAACTCATTTTACTTGATGTGATGATGCCTGAGATGACGGGGTATGATGTCTGTAAAATTTTAAAATCGAATGAAAAAACTAAATACATTCCCATTATTTTTGTAACTGCTTTAAATGATGTGGAAGATGAAGAAAAAGGATTTCATTTGGGAGCTGTTGACTATATTACCAAACCTCTTAGCCCTCCAATTGTAAAAGCTAGGATTAAAAACCATCTTTCTTTGGTAAATGTCAATGAAGTGAAAACCACTCGTTTACAGATTGTGCAACGCTTGGGTATGGCATCCGAATATAAAGACAATGAAACCGGAATGCATGTGATTCGTATGAGCCATTATTCGCAAACTCTTGCACTTGCCCATGGTTACTCTTCCGAACAAGCAGAAGAAATTTTAAATGCTGCTCCTATGCACGACGTAGGCAAAATTGGAATCCCCGATTATATCATCCAAAAACCTGGAAAATTAACGACTGAAGAATGGGAAATTATGAAACGCCACCCAGAGATTGGAGCAGAAATCATTGGAGACCATAACTCCAGTTTACTAAAATTGGCGAAGTCCATTGCCATCACACACCATGAAAAGTTTGACGGAACAGGGTATCCTTATCAATTGAAGGGTGAAAATATTCCTCTTGAAGGTAGAATCATAGCTATCGCAGATGTGTTTGATGCTCTAACAACGGTAAGACCATATAAAAAAGCCTGGGAAGTTGAATCCGCCATTGATTTTCTCAAACAAGAATCAGGAAAACATTTTGATCCAGTTTTAGTACAAAAATTCATTACTGTTTTGCCAAAAATTCTTGAGATCAAAGACCAATGGCCGGAAGAAATTGAAATCCAAAAAAGACAAGACTTAAAATGA
- a CDS encoding AraC family transcriptional regulator: MDYYDHIKLAIDFIEKNLIEDISAEDVSKNAFQSRWHFQRIFRYVTGFSVYTYLKKRRLTEAGNDLILGKDKIIDIALKYHYTTPESFLRAFRSEYGLNPSEYRNQLEHKNFPKLEIDSLRDGIRIDGSKIKTQIVTKNEISFIGKTYRTTMQKCQNEIDIPKFWAEFMGNGYMEPIPNKLNFSLIGIYTNWDYAENFDVLIGAQVAKDSKVPDGFVTYKLKPAKYMVFTVPGNQNVDILNGWKYIYGTWMPNTGYEREFSDDFDLFDDRFQSQTNPESEIYIPIK; encoded by the coding sequence ATGGACTATTATGATCATATCAAACTTGCCATTGATTTTATCGAAAAAAATTTAATTGAAGACATTAGTGCTGAAGATGTTTCAAAAAATGCATTCCAATCCAGATGGCATTTCCAAAGGATATTTCGATATGTAACTGGATTTTCAGTTTATACCTATTTAAAAAAACGCCGCCTCACTGAAGCTGGGAATGATTTAATTTTGGGAAAAGATAAAATCATTGATATTGCATTAAAATACCATTATACAACTCCCGAATCTTTTCTTCGCGCCTTTCGATCCGAATACGGATTGAATCCCTCTGAATATAGAAACCAACTAGAACATAAAAATTTTCCTAAATTGGAGATTGATTCATTAAGAGACGGGATTCGAATTGATGGTTCTAAAATCAAAACACAGATTGTCACAAAAAATGAAATTTCTTTTATTGGAAAAACTTATCGAACCACCATGCAAAAATGCCAAAATGAAATTGATATCCCCAAGTTTTGGGCAGAATTTATGGGAAATGGATATATGGAACCCATTCCAAATAAATTGAATTTTTCTTTGATTGGGATTTACACAAACTGGGATTATGCGGAAAACTTTGACGTATTAATAGGAGCCCAAGTTGCAAAAGATTCAAAGGTTCCCGATGGGTTTGTCACATACAAATTAAAACCAGCAAAATATATGGTGTTTACAGTTCCTGGAAATCAAAATGTAGACATCCTGAATGGTTGGAAATATATCTACGGTACTTGGATGCCAAACACTGGATACGAAAGAGAATTTAGTGATGACTTTGATTTGTTCGATGACAGGTTCCAGTCACAAACAAATCCAGAATCCGAAATTTACATTCCCATCAAATAA
- a CDS encoding GyrI-like domain-containing protein has product MEPTTINKIHLDPMTLVGITARTSNVMEMAGNGKIAALWQKFWEEGILSQIPDPLNPSEIVVAYTEFETDENSEYTILIGTMVGSFDSLPPHLRSIHVAGSDYIKVQTEWGPISEIGIKTWKTIWSEEKYRKNRSYKTDLEIYGANATDPNHSQFDIYLGIK; this is encoded by the coding sequence ATGGAACCAACTACAATCAACAAAATTCATTTAGACCCAATGACCCTTGTCGGGATCACGGCACGAACTTCCAATGTGATGGAAATGGCTGGGAATGGAAAAATCGCTGCCCTCTGGCAGAAGTTCTGGGAAGAGGGAATCCTTTCCCAAATTCCTGACCCTTTAAATCCTTCTGAAATCGTTGTGGCATATACAGAATTTGAAACTGACGAAAACAGCGAATACACCATTCTCATTGGTACTATGGTGGGATCATTTGATTCTCTTCCACCGCATTTAAGATCGATTCATGTTGCTGGATCTGATTATATCAAAGTACAAACGGAGTGGGGTCCAATCTCTGAGATTGGAATCAAAACATGGAAAACTATTTGGTCTGAAGAAAAGTACCGCAAAAACCGTTCTTACAAAACAGACTTAGAAATTTACGGTGCCAATGCGACAGACCCTAATCATTCCCAGTTTGATATATACTTGGGAATCAAATAG
- a CDS encoding aldose epimerase — protein MKSTTIKKQNHQLESQTNKEELNHLWHRLDSKGLLQNHKADLSFRIPGKGSFLLIHRGEGKKSRVEITEFPIENPTTSIRIQSLSEETLNQIRFHASLYSLRSDIGAIASFQPEWGSLLKTLDHPLPLVFDEQCRQLGAPVFQIPKRIDGTVEPSSIVLGGANAFLDEEAVVITSVTREKAIYNCELIEKCSKAYLLAHSTGSPIRNIPWWVRFIAKSRLIKDEKKASAAYARGERPTGFKAY, from the coding sequence ATGAAATCGACTACAATCAAAAAACAGAACCATCAATTAGAATCACAAACCAATAAAGAGGAATTAAATCATTTATGGCATCGTTTGGATTCCAAAGGTTTGTTACAAAATCATAAAGCAGACCTTTCTTTTCGTATTCCAGGCAAAGGAAGTTTCCTTCTCATTCATAGAGGGGAAGGTAAAAAATCAAGAGTAGAAATCACAGAGTTCCCAATCGAAAACCCAACAACATCCATTCGAATCCAATCACTAAGTGAAGAAACTCTCAATCAAATTCGATTCCATGCGAGTTTATATTCTTTGAGATCTGATATCGGTGCCATCGCTTCGTTTCAACCTGAGTGGGGTTCTTTACTAAAAACACTCGACCATCCTCTTCCATTGGTATTTGATGAACAGTGCCGACAACTTGGTGCACCTGTGTTTCAGATACCTAAAAGAATTGACGGAACAGTAGAACCATCGTCTATCGTTCTCGGCGGAGCCAATGCATTTTTAGATGAAGAGGCAGTGGTCATCACGAGTGTGACTCGAGAGAAAGCCATATACAATTGTGAGTTGATCGAAAAATGTTCTAAAGCCTATCTTCTTGCTCATTCTACTGGAAGTCCCATCCGAAATATACCTTGGTGGGTACGTTTCATCGCAAAAAGTAGGCTCATCAAAGATGAAAAAAAAGCTAGTGCCGCCTATGCCCGTGGCGAAAGGCCAACGGGATTTAAGGCTTACTGA
- a CDS encoding class II aldolase/adducin family protein produces MKDSKIETVRKAMLSACIKLADLGFLAGVGGNLAVRIDSELMAVTPSATDYYTMKPEDLCILQIKDLKMVDGTKQPTTESGIHASFFSLRPEIQVSLHTHQPLASAVSLLGMDMDIESHEGKKNIGNFVRIVSYAPSGTSFLVKAFRKRIIKETNGYLLRNHGLVCGAMSLDQAIANVKLLEKEAARFLKTRIEKNPNASNMPREMRTQLIEAL; encoded by the coding sequence ATGAAAGATTCAAAAATAGAGACTGTAAGAAAGGCAATGCTTTCCGCCTGTATCAAGTTAGCTGACTTGGGTTTTTTAGCGGGTGTTGGTGGAAATTTAGCAGTGAGGATCGATTCGGAACTGATGGCAGTCACTCCTTCTGCAACTGACTATTATACAATGAAACCAGAAGATCTTTGTATTTTACAAATCAAAGATCTAAAGATGGTAGATGGAACCAAACAACCAACCACTGAAAGCGGAATTCATGCTTCCTTTTTTAGTTTGAGACCTGAAATCCAAGTGAGTTTACACACTCACCAACCTTTAGCCAGTGCTGTTTCCTTACTTGGTATGGATATGGACATCGAATCCCATGAAGGAAAAAAAAATATAGGTAATTTTGTACGAATTGTATCTTATGCTCCCTCTGGAACTTCCTTTCTTGTCAAAGCCTTTCGAAAAAGAATTATCAAAGAAACAAACGGTTATCTTTTGCGGAATCATGGTCTTGTCTGTGGTGCAATGAGTTTGGACCAAGCAATCGCAAACGTAAAATTATTAGAAAAAGAAGCCGCTCGTTTTCTTAAAACTAGAATCGAAAAAAATCCAAATGCATCCAACATGCCACGAGAAATGAGAACTCAATTAATCGAAGCTCTCTAA
- a CDS encoding TetR/AcrR family transcriptional regulator gives MRKQTKVLSEKTSDLVGRPAILVQALRELLRIESPESITYAKVCERANIPRASAYHFFPNMGALYLGLRLVHSELVSERLAKVNTSVFATWQDYVYFLAKEAAAVVCEDQALMRVVYGVRNEETKFIGKALDETISQLALSQVQERFVLPEWPEALRKVGIAVSIIDSVFRFSFREGGEITEEMVNEAGRAAVAYLRSYLPEYLKYRK, from the coding sequence ATGCGAAAACAAACAAAAGTTCTCTCGGAGAAGACCTCAGATCTTGTGGGACGACCGGCCATCCTTGTCCAAGCATTACGGGAACTTTTGCGGATCGAATCACCGGAATCCATTACTTATGCGAAGGTTTGTGAAAGGGCAAATATCCCGAGAGCCTCGGCTTATCATTTTTTTCCCAATATGGGGGCATTGTATCTTGGACTTCGTTTGGTACATTCGGAATTGGTTTCCGAACGTTTGGCAAAGGTAAACACTTCTGTTTTTGCCACTTGGCAGGACTATGTATATTTTCTTGCTAAGGAAGCTGCGGCTGTAGTTTGCGAAGACCAAGCTTTGATGCGTGTGGTTTACGGAGTCAGAAACGAAGAGACGAAATTCATTGGCAAGGCTTTGGATGAAACCATCTCTCAGTTGGCATTATCGCAAGTACAAGAAAGGTTTGTTTTACCCGAATGGCCAGAAGCCTTACGTAAGGTAGGAATTGCCGTTTCAATCATTGATTCTGTCTTTCGATTTTCCTTTCGAGAAGGCGGAGAGATCACAGAAGAAATGGTAAACGAAGCGGGAAGGGCCGCCGTTGCCTATTTACGTTCCTATTTGCCTGAATATCTAAAATACAGGAAATGA
- a CDS encoding PP2C family protein-serine/threonine phosphatase, which translates to MIINQFQSLVRKWNHILIQFVSSVLGPTDRFVMRHRILNGTLLAGIIAMGVGLSSEFFREGFEIGGLISLWVAFGFACLFYYLARFKNKFQILILPTFIISSLTSFLQIKYSGGIVSANVMLLAPILVLNMLILGKKFDWMAIVFFVSALFGVNYIQTVHPDWFFDYSSEKARSEDFLITGVSILFLLGLMLRTLNRSYEDAIGEVSRLKYQQDGDYYLTSLLTRPLSGIRFRSKSILFQTYIKQKKSFQFKSREYELGGDICVADQIVLRGRSYCVFANGDAMGKSMQGAGGVLVFGTAFRVLIERTHREGILSGYYPERWLHTALNDLNDVFEGFEGSMSMSLLLGLVDEENGFLYYINAEHPFPIRLRDGKASFLSEEATNFKLGMQKDKARIETCWIRPGDTIIIGSDGRDDLNIGNPMDPNRVINMDHTSILSHVETSEGNIETLGKRLQTIGELTDDLSLLSIQFFPQSQWNFNQREKNLEEPIRLHKKNQDIEALQLLTQYADVHPLDPAVWKLLYRVYRKLEKPAEAGRAAENFSNLHPSGLQMIFDGAIQYAKAHLVEDAIDMAERIYSRKPEVIPVIKILSRLYQKSKRPDKAKEYQKEILRLQNKSTN; encoded by the coding sequence ATGATCATCAATCAATTCCAATCATTGGTTCGCAAGTGGAATCATATCTTAATTCAATTTGTTTCTTCTGTTCTTGGACCGACAGATCGATTTGTGATGCGTCATCGGATTTTGAATGGAACCCTTCTTGCCGGAATCATTGCGATGGGAGTCGGACTTAGTTCTGAATTCTTTCGTGAAGGATTTGAGATTGGTGGCCTCATTTCACTTTGGGTAGCTTTTGGGTTTGCCTGCCTTTTTTATTATTTGGCTCGATTCAAAAACAAGTTTCAAATCCTTATCCTTCCTACCTTTATCATCAGTTCTCTCACCTCTTTTTTACAAATTAAATACAGTGGTGGAATTGTTAGTGCTAACGTAATGTTACTTGCTCCCATTCTGGTTTTGAATATGCTCATCCTTGGAAAAAAATTTGATTGGATGGCCATAGTATTTTTTGTTTCAGCCTTATTTGGTGTAAATTATATCCAGACAGTACATCCAGATTGGTTTTTCGATTATTCTTCAGAAAAGGCTCGCAGTGAAGATTTTCTCATCACAGGTGTCTCTATTTTATTTTTACTAGGACTGATGTTACGAACTCTCAATCGTTCTTATGAAGATGCGATTGGTGAAGTCAGCCGTTTGAAATACCAACAAGATGGAGATTATTATCTTACTTCTCTTCTCACTCGTCCACTATCAGGGATTCGCTTTCGTTCGAAATCCATTTTGTTTCAAACTTATATCAAACAAAAGAAGTCATTCCAATTTAAAAGCAGGGAATATGAGTTGGGTGGGGATATTTGTGTAGCAGACCAAATTGTTCTCAGGGGACGTAGTTATTGCGTTTTTGCGAACGGGGATGCAATGGGTAAATCCATGCAAGGGGCTGGAGGTGTTCTCGTATTTGGCACCGCCTTTCGTGTTTTGATTGAAAGAACTCATAGAGAGGGAATCCTTTCTGGGTATTATCCTGAACGATGGTTACACACTGCACTGAATGATTTGAATGATGTTTTCGAAGGGTTTGAAGGTTCTATGTCGATGTCACTCCTTCTTGGTTTAGTGGATGAAGAAAATGGATTTTTGTACTATATCAATGCAGAACATCCTTTTCCAATCCGTTTGAGAGATGGGAAGGCAAGTTTTCTATCTGAAGAAGCTACCAATTTCAAATTAGGGATGCAAAAGGACAAAGCAAGGATCGAAACCTGTTGGATTCGTCCTGGAGATACCATTATCATCGGTTCCGATGGTAGAGATGACCTGAATATTGGAAATCCAATGGATCCAAACCGAGTGATCAATATGGATCATACTTCAATTTTATCACATGTGGAAACAAGTGAAGGGAATATTGAAACTTTAGGAAAACGTCTTCAAACAATTGGAGAACTTACAGATGATCTTTCCTTGCTGAGTATCCAGTTTTTTCCCCAGTCTCAGTGGAATTTTAATCAAAGGGAGAAAAATTTAGAAGAACCGATCCGACTTCATAAGAAAAATCAGGACATAGAGGCACTTCAATTACTCACTCAGTATGCTGATGTCCATCCATTAGATCCTGCTGTATGGAAATTATTGTACCGAGTGTATCGTAAATTGGAGAAACCGGCGGAAGCAGGTCGCGCCGCTGAGAACTTTTCTAATCTACACCCTTCAGGGCTCCAAATGATCTTTGATGGGGCCATCCAGTATGCCAAAGCTCATTTGGTAGAGGATGCGATTGATATGGCAGAAAGAATTTATAGCAGAAAACCCGAGGTAATTCCAGTAATTAAGATCCTTTCTCGACTCTATCAAAAGTCGAAACGGCCTGACAAAGCAAAAGAATACCAAAAGGAAATCCTTAGACTACAAAATAAGAGCACCAATTGA
- a CDS encoding SDR family NAD(P)-dependent oxidoreductase, producing the protein MKKNIENQTNKIALITGGGGAIAEAIALRLEEEGYQLLLSDISLEKMSQVKEKLKGNPRLFVCDQTNPDEIQNLIHSIQKDYPEISVLINNAGYTKEGPFISQTLNDIQRQIWINLISPIQITHGILPLMLKRGEGAIVSIVSIGGIIALADSSLYSAGKFGLRGFLTALYEELKNTKIKVSGIYPAAVDTPMLLHEALNGGTALNWVNQVQSPDKVARAVMKGIKKGTLEIYVPYSDGLISRLVAVFPALMGKLSPVLLWIGKRNQQKWLKAKGIINQ; encoded by the coding sequence ATGAAGAAAAACATTGAAAATCAAACTAATAAAATTGCTTTAATTACCGGTGGAGGTGGTGCGATTGCAGAGGCGATTGCACTCCGATTGGAAGAGGAAGGATACCAATTGCTTCTTTCCGACATCAGTTTAGAAAAAATGTCGCAGGTAAAAGAAAAACTAAAAGGGAATCCTCGTTTGTTTGTCTGCGACCAAACAAACCCAGATGAAATTCAAAATCTAATTCACTCCATTCAGAAAGATTATCCAGAAATCAGTGTATTGATTAACAATGCAGGATATACCAAAGAAGGTCCTTTTATTAGCCAAACATTGAACGACATACAAAGGCAAATTTGGATCAATTTGATTAGTCCCATTCAAATTACGCATGGGATCCTTCCGCTAATGTTGAAACGAGGAGAAGGTGCCATCGTATCCATTGTTTCGATTGGCGGAATTATTGCCTTAGCCGATTCATCTCTTTACTCCGCAGGAAAATTTGGACTGAGAGGATTTTTAACTGCCCTTTATGAGGAGCTAAAGAATACGAAAATTAAAGTGTCAGGGATTTATCCTGCCGCTGTAGACACTCCCATGCTTTTACATGAAGCATTAAATGGTGGCACTGCACTCAATTGGGTAAATCAAGTGCAATCTCCAGACAAAGTGGCCCGGGCTGTCATGAAAGGAATCAAAAAAGGGACCTTAGAAATATACGTTCCCTATTCAGATGGACTCATTTCCCGATTGGTTGCAGTTTTCCCCGCACTTATGGGAAAACTATCGCCTGTGCTCTTATGGATTGGCAAACGGAACCAACAGAAATGGTTAAAAGCGAAAGGAATTATAAATCAATAG